The Triticum aestivum cultivar Chinese Spring chromosome 3A, IWGSC CS RefSeq v2.1, whole genome shotgun sequence genome includes a region encoding these proteins:
- the LOC123062143 gene encoding glycerophosphodiester phosphodiesterase GDPD6 — protein MRPSLCHVPFLLLLLLHVVIARPFFPLPSKTSNEEKKPIQTFRPYNIAHRGSNGEIPEETSGAYLRAIEEGADFIETDILASKDGALICFHDVTLDDTTDISSRKEFANRRRTYEVEWANVTGWFVVDFTLEELKTLKVKQRYPFRDQQYNGKFSIITFEEFISIALDASRTIGIYPEIKDPVFINKHVKWADGKKFEDKFVDTLLKYGYRGQYMSENWLKQPLFIQSFAPSSLVHVSKLTDSPKIFLIDDITVRTQDTNQSYWEITSDDYLAYISNYVVGLGPWKDTIVPVANNYLLEPTDLVARAHAHNLQVHPYTYRNENQFLHFDFHQDPYAEYDFWINTMGVDGLFTDFAGSVHKYQELKSPHPKDATANSLLGQGRISWREPNGVVSGEPLKDKEDLRPHSSSSGRMEAAALAQLPEYASTTAPLTGKRWSLPRAQRRSSRAAALAPGVASFSSASPITRPPRIQRRGPGTKCAGRRRRADIQSDTYVLLEPGMDEEFVSKEELEERLRGWLERWPGGALPPDLARFDTVDDAVSYLVRSVCELEVDGEVGSVQWYQVQIE, from the exons ATGCGTCCGTCCCTCT GTCATGTTCCTTTTCTTCTTCTGCTACTGTTACATGTGGTCATTGCTAGACCATTCTTTCCACTACCAAGTAAGACTAGCAATGAAGAGAAGAAGCCCATACAGACATTTCGACCATATAACATTGCTCACCGTGGCTCAAACGGGGAAATCCCGGAGGAAACAAGTGGTGCTTACCTG AGGGCTATTGAAGAAGGTGCAGATTTTATAGAGACTGACATCCTTGCTAGCAAAGATGGTGCATTGATCTGCTTTCATGATGTAACACTTGATGATACAACTGATATTTCCAGCCGTAAGGAGTTCGCCAATCGAAGGAGAACCTATGAGGTGGAATGGGCCAACGTTACTGGCTGGTTTGTAG TGGATTTCACGCTTGAGGAACTTAAAACACTTAAAGTGAAGCAGCGATACCCATTCAGAGATCAACAATATAATG GCAAATTTTCAATCATCACATTTGAAGAATTCATTTCAATTGCCTTAGATGCAAGCAGAACCATTGGAATATATCCAGAGATAAAAGATCCAGTTTTTATCAACAAGCAT GTAAAGTGGGCAGATGGAAAGAAGTTTGAGGACAAATTTGTGGATACCTTACTAAAGTATGGATACAGGGGTCAATATATGTCCGAAAATTGGCTAAAACAGCCATTGTTTATACAATCATTTGCTCCCTCTTCCCTTGTACATGTATCAAAATTGACAGACTCTCCGAAGATCTTTCTGATTGATGATATCACAGTGAGAACACAAGACACAAACCAG TCATACTGGGAAATCACTTCAGATGACTACCTTGCATATATTAGTAACTATGTTGTGGGCCTTGGTCCATGGAAAGATACCATTGTTCCAGTTGCAAATAACTATTTGCTGGAACCAACTGATCTTGTTGCAAGAGCACATGCTCATAATCTCCAG GTACACCCTTACACATACAGGAACGAGAACCAGTTTCTGCACTTCGACTTTCATCAGGATCCCTATGCCGAGTACGATTTCTGGATAAATACGATGGGGGTTGACGGATTATTCACAGATTTCGCCGGAAGCGTACACAAGTACCAAGAACTGAAATCTCCACACCCGAAGGATGCAACCGCGAACAGCCTCCTA GGGCAGGGGAGGATAAGCTGGAGAGAGCCCAACGGAGTCGTATCCGGCGAGCCATTGAAGGATAAAGAAGATTTGAGGCCACACAGCTCCAGCAGCGGAAGGATGGAGGCTGCGGCTCTGGCCCAGCTGCCGGAATAtgcctccaccaccgcgccactcACCG GCAAAAGATGGTCGTTGCCCCGTGCCCAGAGGCGATCGTCCAGGGCGGCAGCACTGGCGCCCGGAGTCGCGAGCTTCTCCAGCGCATCTCCCATTACGAGACCACCGAGAATTCAACGCCGAGGCCCCGGGACAAAG TGTGCGGGGCGCAGGAGGCGGGCGGACATCCAGTCGGACACGTACGTGCTGCTTGAGCCCGGGATGGACGAGGAGTTCGTGTCCAAGGAGGAGCTGGAGGAGCGGCTGCGTGGGTGGCTGGAGAGGTGGCCGGGGGGCGCGCTGCCGCCGGACCTCGCTAGATTCGACACGGTGGACGACGCCGTCTCGTACCTCGTCAGGTCGGTGTGCGAGCTCGAGGTCGACGGCGAGGTGGGCTCCGTGCAGTGGTACCAGGTCCAGATCGAATAG
- the LOC123062144 gene encoding exocyst complex component EXO70E2: protein MMAPELDKQYSNIQLGEEVEICDIKLALKALRKKILSLDFHNSLHVHDPQNSFEYLEVLYKLRQLSEKLGNLDPGGEVKEHKELTVYADDLFEMAMARLEEEFVYLLTYYKQPLEQELLSFRSTEDGSTDEFSSSSFSEEQSEGKSTQTGSSGGSEYFVADLIQPGALSAVKSIANFMFLSDYNNECCQAYINARQGAIDEFIGSLHIDKHSIEELMSTKWNKLSASIKRWNRAMKAFVRVYLASERRLSSLVFGDLSETAVDLCFYEISFSSVMQLLTFYESVAIGPPKPEKLFRILDMYEVLDDLLPEAEFLFQAGGNDMVLAEYHEVLLQLGESARKTFAEFKYAIQSYTSSSAVPTGAVHPLTKYVMNYIKAVTVYSKTLDSLLKDADQQPIPNSCTHFTATALHLQSVAAVLEANLEAGSRLYRDCRLRNIFMMNNICYMVQKVKNSDLKSFLGDDWIRLHNRMFQHQATNYERASWSQVLSYLSDDGLCAAGGAASRKIIREKFKNFNLSFEDVYRVQTAWSVPDDQLREDVRISISLKVIQAYRTFVGRYSAFLDGTKQRDRYIKYRPEDLEELLLDLFEGTQKSLQHSGRA from the coding sequence ATGATGGCTCCTGAGTTAGATAAGCAATACTCAAACATCCAGCTGGGAGAAGAAGTGGAGATATGTGACATTAAGCTTGCGCTCAAGGCACTGCGAAAGAAGATCCTTAGTTTGGATTTTCATAACTCCTTGCATGTTCATGATCCACAAAACTCATTTGAGTACTTAGAAGTGTTGTACAAATTACGGCAGCTGTCTGAGAAGTTAGGTAATTTGGACCCTGGTGGAGAAGTAAAAGAGCACAAGGAACTCACCGTATATGCTGATGACCTTTTTGAAATGGCGATGGCAAGGCTCGAAGAGGAATTTGTTTACCTTCTTACGTACTACAAACAGCCGTTAGAACAGGAGCTTCTCTCCTTCCGTTCTACAGAGGATGGCAGCACGGATGAATTTTCAAGCAGCTCATTCAGTGAGGAACAAAGTGAAGGCAAGTCAACACAAACCGGTAGCAGCGGAGGATCTGAATATTTTGTGGCTGATTTGATCCAACCTGGTGCACTCTCTGCTGTCAAGTCCATTGCCAACTTCATGTTCCTGAGTGACTACAATAACGAGTGTTGCCAGGCTTATATCAATGCACGGCAGGGTGCAATAGATGAGTTCATTGGGTCTCTTCACATCGACAAGCACAGCATAGAAGAACTTATGAGCACTAAATGGAACAAACTGAGCGCATCGATAAAGCGGTGGAATCGGGCAATGAAGGCTTTTGTCCGAGTCTACCTTGCGAGCGAGAGGCGCCTTAGCAGTCTTGTCTTTGGTGACCTTTCAGAAACAGCTGTAGACCTGTGCTTCTATGAGATTTCATTTAGCTCGGTCATGCAGCTTCTGACCTTTTATGAGTCTGTAGCAATTGGACCTCCTAAACCGGAAAAGCTTTTCCGGATTCTTGATATGTATGAGGTCCTGGATGATTTGCTCCCCGAAGCAGAGTTCTTGTTCCAAGCAGGGGGCAATGATATGGTTTTAGCTGAGTATCATGAAGTCCTACTCCAGCTGGGAGAATCAGCGAGGAAAACATTTGCGGAATTCAAGTATGCCATCCAATCCTACACGTCATCCAGTGCAGTGCCTACTGGTGCAGTGCATCCCCTCACCAAGTATGTCATGAACTATATAAAGGCTGTCACTGTTTACAGCAAAACTCTTGATTCACTGCTGAAGGATGCGGATCAACAGCCTATACCAAACTCATGCACTCATTTCACGGCTACAGCATTGCATCTGCAGTCTGTTGCTGCAGTTTTAGAAGCAAATCTTGAAGCCGGGTCTAGATTGTACAGAGATTGTCGATTGCGGAACATCTTTATGATGAACAATATCTGCTACATGGTCCAGAAAGTGAAGAACTCGGATCTCAAGAGCTTTCTTGGCGACGACTGGATCCGGCTGCACAACCGGATGTTTCAGCATCAGGCGACCAACTACGAGAGGGCGTCGTGGAGTCAGGTGCTGTCTTACCTGAGTGATGATGGCTTATGTGCCGCCGGAGGTGCCGCTTCTCGTAAAATCATCAGGGAGAAGTTCAAAAACTTCAACCTGTCCTTTGAAGATGTTTATCGAGTTCAGACTGCATGGTCTGTCCCGGATGACCAACTCCGCGAAGATGTCAGGATTTCCATATCACTGAAAGTTATACAGGCTTACAGGACATTTGTGGGAAGATACTCTGCCTTCCTTGATGGCACCAAGCAGAGAGATCGCTACATAAAGTACAGGCCTGAGGATCTGGAGGAACTTTTGCTGGATCTGTTTGAAGGAACTCAAAAGTCATTGCAGCATTCTGGCCGAGCTTGA